The Geobacter sp. AOG2 genome includes a window with the following:
- a CDS encoding MarR family winged helix-turn-helix transcriptional regulator, with protein MLTADDALGFVINAVARKFSQLFNIRFKAFDITAEQWSILSKLVEHNGITQRELASITEKDANNITKLLDRLEKKGWVRRVDHPLDRRSYALHVTEEGEQLAAKLKPLDQKFAMELLTTLTVDEVEHFQKTLRKINLVLSDKISKP; from the coding sequence ATGCTAACTGCCGATGACGCTTTGGGGTTTGTTATAAACGCAGTCGCCAGAAAATTCAGCCAATTGTTCAACATACGGTTCAAGGCTTTCGACATTACGGCAGAGCAGTGGTCCATCCTGAGCAAACTGGTCGAGCACAATGGGATAACACAGCGGGAACTTGCCTCTATTACCGAAAAAGACGCCAATAATATTACAAAACTGTTAGACCGGCTGGAGAAAAAGGGGTGGGTGAGAAGGGTCGACCACCCACTGGACCGCCGCTCATATGCCTTGCATGTCACGGAAGAGGGAGAGCAATTGGCGGCCAAGCTCAAGCCGCTGGATCAGAAATTCGCCATGGAGTTGCTGACTACCTTAACGGTGGATGAAGTCGAACACTTCCAGAAAACCCTCCGCAAAATAAATCTCGTCCTGAGCGACAAAATTTCAAAGCCGTAG
- a CDS encoding aldo/keto reductase encodes MQYRTMPKNGDKLSVLGFGCMRLPMKDGRIDEARAIAQIRHAIDNGVNYMDTAWPYHGGESEILLGKALKDGYRDRVKVATKLPSWMIRSRADMDRYLAAQLEKLGTDRIDYYLVHSLDGPQWDTMASLGVADFLDRARADGRIVNAGFSFHGLGPDFSRIVDAYPWVFCQIQYNFLDREFQAGAAGMRYAAARGLGVIAMEPLRGGNLGLPTPPPAVAGIWSEAAVRRTPVEWALRWVWNHPEVTLLLSGMNEERHIEENLAIADSAESGALTGEELSLVDRVSRKYQELMKVGCTGCGYCMPCPAGVDIPGCFDVYNKMHMFGNEMEAKFIYALRMSDELLSAKPGYASLCTACGACLDKCPQQIPIPDLLTDVAAEMEGPSLKELVAAGKEKFRIEAD; translated from the coding sequence ATGCAATACAGAACCATGCCGAAGAATGGGGATAAGCTTTCCGTGCTGGGATTCGGGTGCATGCGCCTCCCCATGAAGGACGGCCGGATCGACGAGGCGCGGGCGATTGCCCAGATCCGCCATGCCATCGACAACGGCGTGAACTACATGGACACGGCGTGGCCCTATCACGGGGGCGAGAGCGAGATCCTGCTGGGGAAGGCCCTGAAGGACGGTTACCGGGACCGGGTGAAGGTGGCGACCAAACTCCCCTCGTGGATGATCAGGAGCCGCGCCGACATGGACCGGTACCTGGCGGCCCAACTGGAAAAACTGGGCACCGACCGCATCGACTACTACCTCGTCCATAGCCTGGACGGCCCCCAGTGGGACACCATGGCGAGCCTGGGCGTCGCGGACTTTCTGGACCGGGCCCGGGCGGACGGGCGGATCGTCAACGCCGGTTTTTCCTTCCACGGGCTGGGGCCGGATTTCAGCCGGATCGTGGATGCCTACCCCTGGGTGTTTTGCCAGATCCAGTACAATTTCCTGGACCGGGAATTCCAGGCCGGTGCCGCCGGAATGCGCTACGCCGCCGCCAGAGGTCTGGGGGTGATCGCCATGGAACCGCTGCGCGGAGGGAACCTGGGCCTACCCACTCCGCCGCCCGCCGTGGCCGGGATCTGGAGCGAGGCCGCCGTCCGGCGCACCCCCGTGGAATGGGCGCTGCGCTGGGTGTGGAACCACCCGGAGGTCACGCTGCTGCTCTCCGGCATGAACGAGGAGCGCCACATCGAGGAGAACCTGGCCATCGCCGATTCTGCCGAAAGCGGGGCCTTGACCGGGGAGGAATTGTCCCTGGTGGACCGGGTCAGCCGGAAATATCAGGAGCTGATGAAGGTCGGCTGCACCGGTTGCGGGTACTGCATGCCCTGCCCCGCGGGCGTGGATATCCCCGGCTGTTTCGATGTCTACAACAAGATGCATATGTTCGGCAACGAGATGGAGGCAAAGTTCATCTATGCCCTGCGGATGAGCGACGAACTGCTCAGCGCCAAACCGGGGTACGCCTCCCTGTGCACGGCCTGCGGCGCCTGCCTGGACAAATGCCCCCAGCAGATCCCGATCCCGGACCTTTTGACCGACGTCGCTGCCGAGATGGAAGGGCCGTCACTGAAGGAACTCGTGGCCGCCGGCAAAGAAAAATTCAGGATCGAGGCCGACTAA
- a CDS encoding ELWxxDGT repeat protein, translating to MYKKHYLALTGALVAAYLLMAGCANDSTTQAGPFAVVAMTDGTTGAEPYLVRDGAITLIKDINPGTGDSSPIGFTAFNGKIYFFATDNTSYGLWATDGTSAGTTQVKAFHTTTITKTTDMVVTTASKSSNFSGFAVFNGKLYFAADDGTNGTELWATDGTTAGTAMVADINPTAGSSSYPTGFTVFNGKLYFRAGDGTNGTELWATDGTTAGTAMVADINPAAGKGSYPSGFAAFNGKLYFQADDGTNGTELWVTDGTTAGTAMVADINPTAGSDSYPSGFTVFNGKLYFRADDGTNGTELWATDGTTVGTVMVADIKPTAGSSSYPSGFTVFNGKLYFSADDGTNGAELWATDGTAAGTAMVADINPAAGSSSYPSGFTVYNGKLYFSAEDSTNGAELWVTDGTTAGTVMVADIFSGSSGSHAASLQYFASMTGSACLHGDFKTFLLGAYDAAHGLEIWSTDGTASGTKLLTDLNPGTGDGIASPNIK from the coding sequence ATGTACAAGAAACATTATCTGGCCCTTACCGGGGCACTGGTCGCGGCATATCTGCTCATGGCCGGCTGCGCGAACGACTCCACGACCCAGGCTGGCCCCTTTGCTGTTGTGGCCATGACCGACGGTACGACCGGTGCCGAACCGTACCTGGTGAGAGACGGCGCCATAACCCTGATCAAGGACATCAACCCGGGAACCGGCGATTCCAGCCCTATCGGCTTTACCGCCTTTAACGGCAAAATTTATTTCTTTGCCACCGATAATACGTCGTATGGACTCTGGGCTACCGACGGTACCTCGGCCGGGACCACCCAGGTAAAGGCCTTTCATACAACCACCATAACCAAAACCACGGACATGGTGGTTACAACGGCTTCCAAATCGAGCAATTTCTCAGGTTTTGCGGTATTCAACGGCAAACTCTATTTTGCTGCCGACGACGGCACCAACGGTACCGAATTGTGGGCCACGGACGGCACCACGGCAGGCACCGCCATGGTGGCGGACATCAACCCGACCGCGGGCAGCAGTTCCTATCCCACAGGATTTACGGTCTTCAACGGCAAGCTCTATTTCCGTGCTGGTGACGGCACCAACGGTACCGAATTGTGGGCCACGGACGGCACCACGGCCGGCACCGCCATGGTGGCGGACATCAACCCGGCCGCGGGCAAAGGTTCCTATCCCTCGGGATTTGCGGCCTTCAACGGCAAACTCTATTTCCAGGCTGATGACGGCACCAACGGTACCGAATTGTGGGTTACGGACGGCACCACGGCCGGCACCGCCATGGTGGCGGACATCAACCCGACTGCGGGCAGCGATTCCTATCCCTCGGGATTTACGGTCTTCAACGGCAAACTCTATTTCCGGGCTGATGACGGCACCAACGGTACCGAACTGTGGGCTACGGACGGCACCACGGTCGGCACTGTCATGGTGGCGGACATCAAGCCAACTGCGGGCAGCAGTTCCTATCCCTCGGGATTTACGGTCTTCAACGGCAAGCTCTATTTCTCTGCCGACGACGGCACCAATGGCGCTGAACTATGGGCTACGGACGGCACCGCAGCCGGCACCGCCATGGTGGCGGACATCAACCCGGCTGCGGGCAGCAGTTCCTATCCCTCGGGATTTACGGTCTACAACGGCAAACTCTATTTCTCTGCCGAAGACAGCACCAATGGCGCTGAGCTGTGGGTTACAGACGGCACCACAGCCGGCACCGTCATGGTGGCGGACATATTTTCGGGATCAAGTGGTTCACATGCTGCGTCACTCCAGTATTTTGCCAGCATGACCGGGTCGGCCTGCCTGCACGGGGACTTCAAGACCTTCCTGCTCGGGGCTTATGACGCCGCTCATGGCCTGGAGATATGGAGCACCGACGGCACGGCAAGCGGGACAAAGCTGTTGACGGACCTGAACCCTGGAACGGGTGACGGCATCGCCTCGCCCAACATCAAATAA
- a CDS encoding phosphatase PAP2 family protein, protein MNRPKGTPIPAQKVPHTSARKRPGYEAALLAGLVPAALATWLCVARLDIPVARFVWRALYANKAWAHYTSTLPDALLLLVACVSAASYALFRQRISRHGIDAAALSYKMLAIAAPAAFAAKALLKPVFGRINTREWLMAPQEYGFQWFGADGRHSGFPSGHMVVVTAMAAVVWRFHPRCRPACLALLLLLALALIATDYHFLSDVIAGAYAGLVVEAVTWRTAGRGPAP, encoded by the coding sequence ATGAACCGGCCAAAGGGGACGCCTATTCCAGCTCAGAAGGTGCCGCACACATCCGCCCGAAAACGCCCCGGCTACGAAGCCGCCCTCCTGGCGGGCCTGGTCCCCGCGGCCCTGGCGACCTGGCTCTGCGTGGCCCGCCTGGACATCCCCGTCGCCCGCTTCGTCTGGCGCGCGCTCTACGCAAACAAGGCCTGGGCGCACTACACCTCGACCCTCCCCGACGCCCTGCTCCTCCTGGTGGCCTGCGTCTCGGCCGCCTCCTACGCCCTGTTCCGCCAGCGAATTTCCCGCCACGGCATCGACGCCGCCGCGCTCAGTTACAAGATGCTCGCCATCGCCGCCCCCGCGGCCTTTGCGGCAAAAGCGCTCCTGAAACCGGTCTTCGGCAGGATCAACACCAGGGAATGGCTCATGGCCCCGCAGGAGTACGGGTTCCAGTGGTTCGGGGCGGATGGGCGGCATTCCGGCTTCCCCTCCGGGCACATGGTGGTCGTCACCGCCATGGCGGCGGTGGTGTGGCGCTTCCATCCGCGCTGTCGCCCGGCATGCCTGGCGCTGCTGTTGCTCCTGGCGCTGGCCCTGATCGCGACCGATTACCATTTTCTGAGCGACGTGATCGCCGGGGCGTATGCGGGACTGGTGGTGGAGGCGGTCACCTGGCGCACGGCGGGCCGGGGTCCCGCACCATAA